A single window of Treponema denticola ATCC 35405 DNA harbors:
- a CDS encoding CTP synthase — translation MKSKFIFITGGVVSSLGKGLTAASIGMLLKSRGYSVVNQKFDPYLNVDPGTMNPYQHGEVFVTEDGGETDLDLGHYERFTDVPLHKFNSTSAGKVYLAILDRERAGGYNGGTVQVVPHVTDEIQSRILGTAEQTGADFVISEIGGTVGDIEALPFIEAIRQIRYTVGKENCMFVHLGLLPYLKECGEIKTKPMQHSVKELLSFGIQPDILICRSEKRLSKSTREKLSLFSNIPQDAIIENLTAKSIYEVPLMLEEAGLGKVLCKLFNIENKEPNLEEWKKMVQTYYNPEKEITIALVGKYVELPDAYLSVAEALTAAGIYHKTSIKLLWIDSKKIETKEDAAAFLKDADGIIVPGGFGDRGINGMLLTAQFARENKIPYFGICLGMQISAIEYALNALHIEEANSSEFDKNAKNPVIDLMPDQKDVKIGGTLRLGLYRCMIAEGSLAEKAYKSHEIQERHRHRYEFNNLYREKFDNSDMIFSGLNPERNLVEIVELKSHPWFVAVQFHPEFASRPNKPHPLFRDFIKAAVDNKINR, via the coding sequence ATGAAATCTAAGTTTATCTTTATAACAGGCGGAGTTGTTTCATCTTTAGGCAAGGGCCTAACGGCAGCTTCTATAGGAATGCTTTTAAAAAGCCGCGGATATTCCGTAGTCAATCAAAAATTCGATCCGTATTTAAACGTAGATCCGGGTACCATGAACCCCTACCAGCACGGTGAAGTCTTTGTTACGGAAGACGGGGGCGAAACAGATCTCGACCTGGGCCACTACGAAAGATTTACCGATGTTCCCCTGCATAAATTTAACAGTACCTCAGCCGGAAAAGTCTATCTAGCCATTTTAGACAGAGAAAGAGCCGGAGGCTATAACGGCGGCACCGTACAAGTTGTTCCTCATGTTACCGACGAAATCCAGTCCCGAATTCTAGGAACGGCTGAACAAACAGGAGCCGACTTTGTTATTTCCGAAATAGGCGGCACCGTGGGAGATATAGAAGCTCTACCCTTTATCGAAGCTATCCGCCAAATCCGCTACACTGTCGGAAAAGAAAACTGCATGTTTGTTCACTTAGGCCTTTTACCCTATCTAAAAGAATGCGGCGAAATCAAAACAAAGCCGATGCAGCACAGCGTAAAAGAGCTTTTAAGTTTCGGTATCCAGCCGGACATTCTAATTTGCCGAAGCGAAAAACGCCTTTCAAAATCGACTCGAGAAAAACTAAGCCTTTTTTCGAATATTCCTCAAGATGCAATAATCGAAAACTTAACTGCAAAATCTATTTACGAAGTTCCGCTGATGCTGGAAGAAGCAGGCCTTGGAAAAGTTTTATGTAAGCTTTTCAATATTGAAAATAAAGAGCCTAATCTGGAAGAATGGAAAAAAATGGTTCAAACCTACTACAATCCCGAAAAAGAAATAACCATTGCCCTTGTAGGAAAATATGTAGAGCTTCCCGATGCCTATCTCAGCGTTGCAGAGGCCTTAACGGCAGCCGGTATTTACCATAAAACCTCAATCAAACTTCTTTGGATTGACTCCAAAAAAATAGAAACTAAGGAAGATGCTGCTGCCTTTTTAAAGGATGCAGACGGAATCATAGTGCCGGGAGGTTTCGGCGACAGGGGCATCAACGGAATGCTTTTAACGGCCCAATTTGCCCGCGAAAATAAAATTCCGTATTTCGGAATCTGCTTAGGTATGCAGATTTCGGCCATCGAATATGCCTTAAACGCCCTGCACATCGAAGAAGCTAATTCTTCCGAATTCGATAAAAATGCTAAAAATCCCGTCATAGACCTAATGCCCGATCAAAAAGATGTAAAAATCGGCGGCACCCTCCGCCTAGGCCTATACAGATGTATGATAGCAGAAGGCTCTCTCGCAGAAAAGGCCTATAAATCCCACGAAATCCAAGAAAGGCACCGTCACAGATACGAGTTCAACAACCTTTACAGAGAAAAATTCGATAATTCGGATATGATTTTTTCGGGGCTAAATCCTGAACGCAACTTAGTGGAAATCGTTGAGCTAAAAAGCCATCCTTGGTTTGTCGCCGTACAATTCCATCCGGAATTTGCCTCAAGGCCCAACAAGCCCCATCCCCTGTTTAGGGATTTTATCAAGGCTGCAGTCGACAACAAAATCAACCGATAG